AACAAATCAATCGGCGTGCTGCAACACGAATCGAGGCTGAAAACCGTCGGGATCGCGGGCAAATCCGCCGCGAATCGACCACCACATCAGACACAAGACATGGAGTTTGATCCAACAGCGACATGTAGGCTAAATCGAACGAGTAAGCGGGGAAAATCAGAGGAAGGCGCGTCGGATCGCGTGGCTAGAGGGCGAGATCGGTGGGGGGCCGGACACCGCCGCCGACGTCCGTACCTTGGAGAAGGGCGAGAAGGAGAGGCCGTACGGCGCGAGGCCTGTGGGCTCGGCCCCCGAAGACGGCCGCCTGGACGGCTTGTGGGCTCCGGCATCctccccctcgccgccgtctcTCCCTGCAAGGCAAACGGGGACACATGAGCACCGGCGCAGCGGCAGCAGAAATGAGACCGGTGGGATAGGGATACGCACGCTTGGAGGCGGCTGCGACCGGGACGAAggaggcggcgcggcgccggcgccggggaGCCGCGGAGGGGAAGGGCGGCGGCAGGGCGCGGGAGGTGGTGGCGATCGCGACGGACTCcatcggcgacggcggcgagcagaTTCCCTTTTTTCCCCCTCTCCGGCCCGGTGGCAACTGGTGAGAGAGAAGGAAAGACAAATGCGTCTCAATGCGTTTGGGGTGAGGAtcagcgcgcgcgcgccgggccCACCGCCCCACGTGAGATGTCAGCCTCAGAGCCGAGTCACAGGAGCTCTCTGAAGTCTGAACCTGGAGATCTTTTTTCTCCAAAATTGTCACCAGTCATCACCAAACCGTGGGAAATTCAAACGAAATTCATGCGAATCAAACGAGACCGGGCAAGGGCGCGTTTCAAAAACACGCGAAACCGCTCGATTTCATCGTcgtcttctttctttctttggccAAGAACAGGGATGTATAAACCATAGTATCAGATGAGTGCATTTTACCCACAGCAAACATTTACACCAACACTATCACCACTCAACTATCCTGGACCGGAGAGTGCCTATGTACAAGAGAGCTATTGTTGCGGGGGTCAAAAGGACGCCCTTGTTTCAAGTGAAGAGTGCTATGAGGCTGCTACGATCAATCATCGTCGTTCATGTCTTCGGCGCCGCCACCCCCCTCGTCGTCTTCGTCGCCCGAATCTCCGTCTGATGTAACgccctcctcatcctcctcttcatcgccctcatcatcatcgtcgtcgtccgtGTCCTCAGCATCATCATCCCCATCGGAGGAGCCGGAGCCCGGGGGCGCAAAGATAAAATCGTCCATCAAGTCCGAGATGTCTGAGTCATCGTCGCTCATGCTGCTGAACATGAACGTGTCTGCGTCGTCCTTCATCAAAATGAAAAGGTAAAAAATCCACATGTCAGTATTCTGTCACCGATGATATATTTGTATCACTGGATATCACCGCAAGATACGTGTTTCAGGTGTCAAAAAAAAATGCAAGATACGACTTGTGGATGTTTTTCCAGCCCTGTCACAACAAACCTCTGGTAAAAGTAAGGCAGAACACAAAGCGGTAGACACTGGGCCAGATGGAACGCCGCCTAGTATAGCATGTAGAGTATGTCATTATGCCAGCATATGGTTCCGCATTGCAATGGACATATTTGAGGTGCGTCTAACATATTAAAGTGTGAGAGGAGAAGGCCAACCTTTTCATTTCTCAAAAATGAAAAAACGTTCAATAAGTGCTATGCATAAACGCGGAATCAGGCCTACTCTACATATTAGGCCATATATCTAACAAGTTATGCATGGAAGAATGTAATGATCAGTGAGAAACACAAGTTTTTTGAGTAGAACAGAGAACGAACCTCATCAAAGTCAATCATGGAGGGGTCACAATCACCAGGTGCCCAAATCTTGACGTCTGTAGCAATGCCGCTGCTTGCAACAACAATCTCAGAAGGATGCTGTTCAACACAGTTGACGATCCGTTTATCTCCTTTCATCGCTCGCATGAGCTCCCCATCCTTCTTTCTCCAAATAAATACATGGCCACAGTCTGATCCAGAGGCAACATAGTCACAATTGGGACCAAGGAAGTTGACACCCTTAACGGTTTGCTTGTTATGGTGTCCCACGAAAGACTGAGGTTCAGGCAGCTTGTCTTTATAAAGAGGTAAGGCGGCACCCACACCATCACCAAACAGGGGCAATACGCCAACCTTAAAATCGTTGAAGTGCAACCCATGCTCTCTCTCAAAAAGGTAGATATTGTCACAACTATATGACGCTAATATCTCGCCGGTCTGCGAGAATGCCAGACCGGTTATTCCATCTTCGTTTTTAGTAATCAAACCCGGAGGGCAGAAGTACTCAATTGGGCAACCGAAATCCCCGTGCAGATACTTACGGGTGTCATATAACCTCACAAACTCATCGGATCCAGAGACTGCCACACGATATGGATTTCTTGGGTCTACAGCCACGGCGTAGAGGTCAAGGGCATCATTCACACCATCATCGTAAATCACCCCAACTTTAAAGAGCTCCTTCGACTGTTTCCCCCTTAGGTCAAACTGGAAGGAGAAGGAAGTGAACAACAAAGGGATCCATCCAACAATGATAAATAACAAAATTACCGAACGAAGGAAGCAGCAAGTTAACAACAACTTACGCGCCACACGGATCCATCTTGCCCGGCGCTATAGAAGGTGTGGGGGCTCCCTGGCTCGACGGCCAACCTGTGCACCGCATACTCCGTCTCGACGACCTGATCCACGACCGCACGGCCCCCTTCCTCTATCTGCACGTACCGCACCTGTTTCGCAGCCAGAGCAAATACCCAAACCATGACAGCGTGAGCAACGTAAACGCACGCTTTACACAAAATGAACATGGATGGATAGAAGCGTCGATTAAGGGTGTATGTACACACCTCCCCGTCGGCGCCGCAGGTGACGATGCTCCGGTCGTCCGAGAGGGGCATGAACTGCGCGTGGAGCACGTTGTTCTCGTGGCCGGTGTGGATCTGCAGGGCCGGCTTGGCTCGCTCCCAGTCCCACAGCACGACGGTGCGGTCGTCCGACCCGGACAGCAGCAGGCTCCCCGTGCTGTTGAAGCTTATGGTGTTGACGCAGCCCCGGTGCTCCTGCAGCCGCTTCTGTATGCCGAGGGAATTCACAAAGTCCTGCACATCGCCAGGCCAGCCAGCCAAGCAGGCACCATTGTTACAGAAAGCAACAGCTTAATTACTGTAGAAAATACTACAAGAAGGCGATGGCCCGCCATGGAGTCAGCAAACGGGGAGCTGCGGGAGTGCTCTAATCCTAGGTTAACCGCGGTGAATCTCGCTAGGTCGGCCTAATCCAGCTCGATTTCGGGGCGGGGGCAGGAAGGAGAAGGGTGGAGGAgtggggagaggaggggagggggggcgGACCTCGGAGGCCCTGACGGAGTCGGCGAAGCGCTTGGGCCGGAGGCGGCCGACCTCCCGCTCCCACAGCCCGGCCATCCGGGTCCCCTccgccggcatcgcctccgccgccgccgccgccgcgagggtTTCTCAGCTTCTTCGCCTTGTTCACGGGGACCGGGGGGGAAGACGGGGGAGGAGAGGCCCATGGCGGTGACCGGGGACGGGGAGGACAGATCTGGCCGTCCATCTCCGAACTACGGGGGCCGAAACCCAGGCGTGGCTCTGTTGGGCCTCGGCCCCGGCGTGAAATTTGGTTGGGCCTGGCCCGCTGATAACTAGATgactatttctcaaaaaaaaaagaaaaaaagaaaaaaaaagatgacTTCCCTGGGGCAATGAATGCCTGCCCCAAACAAATGTGTACCCTAGAAAAAGTTGCCCCAAACGTTTTTTCTTGAGAAATGCGGTAATCCTAGGCATGTTCACCCTAGACTAGAAAAGGGAGTTTACCGTGGACCGTGTTTTAGTTCGAATAGGCTAAATGAGACGTCGAAAAAGAAATAGGCCCGAATTATTAAACCCTGAAAAGCAAAATTACGAGTTCAGTCTCGATTTCAAATTTCAACCAAGCAAACTTTTTCCCTCCAAAAAACATCCAGAAAACAGGAGCATCTGTTACCGTCCAAAATGTTCATACGCAGTACTCGCTCACAAGATAATTGCGGTCTGGGAACATTAATTTAACATCAGAACAATCAACTAGAACAAAGAATATATACAGTGTCACATAAAAAAAAGAATATATACAAAAAATGGTTCTGCTAGAGAGTGAAGAGGAAGCACTTGATGGTAACCTAACAATACACAACCTAACTAATCACACAAGAGGAAACCAAGAACAACTCTTAGATTCCCTAAAATCACCTCTTAGATAGAAATAATAGCTTCACACGATCTCCATCCTCACTATAATGCCAACGATACCCTCATCATACTTCCATTCATATATCCGCTATCGGCTTCAGTAAGTTTCTCCCCATCTGCATCTCTATATCTGTCCAAATTTcgccatcatcctcatcttcatcatcatcgccatagtcgtcatcctcttcatcatcatcctcatcctcatcctcatcctcatcctcatcctcatcagaCGACGATGAATCATAACGCGCGGATAACATATAGTCACCTTCGTCAACAAAGTCCTTTTGAAAGGACAAAAATTCAACAGAGTAATTAGAATGACTGCCCATGCGACAgatgagaaataaatcaaattggTTATATTGAGAATTCAAAATTTATATAATTGAGACCttatgttatactccctccgtcccaaaataagtgactcgactttgcactagctttatactaaagttagtgtaaagttgagtcacttattttgagacagagggagtacttttgtATTATTTCCCAGTGGGAAGTTAATGTGCCTCGATGAAGATTCAAAGTAGCTGCATTGGAAATGCAAAGTGGGGTTAGGCTAATCTCGCAACTTACACCACACTAATGGGATCACTCACGATTGAACTAACAAAAAATAAATACAAAATTACAACAGACATAAACATAAAAAAACATCAACCTTCATAAAGTCAAATTCAGATGTCAAAACTGTATTATCAATCACGCATTCGTCTCTGGATATATAGCAATAATAACGCAAACAGAGATGGAATACTGAAATTCCTAACATTGTTCCGACAAGACAGTTTGCAAGTAGGACAGCTGAAAGTGATATCTCACACGATGGTACATACTACTTGATTTTGACCTTTCGATCAAGTACAAAGCATGTCTGCACAGAATTAAAATTGGTCCCCCACTATTTAGCATCTTTGTGATGAAAATAAACTGCTTGCTTCTGATATCACAAAGTCATAGTGCAAATGAAGCACCCTTTTCATTTCGGACGTTCACAATTTAAATCTAAAATAAGGAGCGTCGGACAACACACTTGCTTCACCTCCGTTCAAAATCGAAAGGCACAAACATATCCCAAGCAAAGCAATTGTCTATACAAGTTTTATGTACAATACTGTGAAGCAAGCATACCCGGCACATTAGACTCTATATGACAAGCTGTGTCGCCAAAGAAGATAACAATCCATGTGAAACACGCAGTATGTGAGTAAAAAAGAGAACACACCTCATCAAGGGGAGCAGTGGAGGGGTTCTCACTATCACCAGGTGCCCAAATCTTGATGTCTGTATTGGTGCCACAACTTGCAATAACAATCTCATGAGGGTGTTGTTCAACGCAGTTCACACTCCGTGTATCTCCTTTCAACATTCGGATAAGCTCCCCATCCTTCTTTCTCCAAATAAATACATGGCCACAGTCTGATCCAGAGGCAACATACTCACAGTTGGGACCAAGGAAGCTAACACCTCTAAGAACTTGCATGTTCAGGTGTCCCTTGAAGCTCCGAGGTACAGGTAACTTCTCACTGTGAAATTCGTCAAAATCGTTGAAGTACAACCCATGTTCTCTCTCGAAAAGGTAGATGCTGTCGTTACGATAGGATGCTAAAAGCTCGCCGGTCTGTGAGTAAGCCAAACCAGTGATCACATCTCCCTTCTCGGAAACCAAATGTTGAGGGCAGAATTGCTCAACCGGGAGGCCAAATTTAGACCTTTCCATTTCAATCTTACGGGCATCATACAACCGTACGTACTCATCACCTCCGGCAACTGCAAAACAAGAGTGGTTTCTTGGGTCTACGGCAATGGCACAGAGGTACATGGTATCGCCTGATAAGTAATCAAACCTTCTAACCGCACCACAACTAAAGAGCTTCCTGGGATGTTTCTCCCTGAGGTCAAACTGGAGGGGAAGACAACAACGTCAGCAACAAAGGAATCGAGAAACAATAATTACAAAAAAGAAGAGTGGGAACTAAGTTAACAACGTACATGCCAAACGGAGCCATCAACCACGCAGCTAAAGAACTTGTGAGGACTGCCAGGTTCAACAGCAAGCTGGTGCACCATGCACCCCAGGTTCGCAAGCTTATCCGTCAACACCGACCCCCCTTGTTGCACGTGCGAATGCCTTACCTGTTCAACGGCCACAAACAAATAGGCAAAGCCATGACCATTATAAGCAATGTTGAAAGCTCAAGATAAACATATATGGTGGAACCACTCAAGCACTCGGCGTGTGCCTTACCTCCGCATCAGCGCCGCAGGTGACGATGCTCCGGTCGTGCGATAAGGGCATGAACTGCGCGTGCAGCACATCACTACCGTGGCCGGTGTGGAACATTAGTGCCGGCGCCGCCTCTTCCGTGCTCCACAGCACGGCGGTCTCGTCGTTTGAAGCAGACAGGAGCAAGCTCCCGCTGCTGTTGAAGCTTATGGTGTTGACGGTACGCTTGCTTCCGCAGCCTCCTCTGGATGCCCAGCGAATGCACAAAATCCTGCACGGCAAGCCAAACAGAAGGTCAAGTGTACTCTCGACTCGAATGAAAGAAAAAAGGCCGACGTTAGGAGCGTTGTACTTTTGCAACAAACTCTTGAAAACAAGACCTCACTTTCTAGCCACGACTTGCAGATGCTGACACCATTAGAACGGATCGATTGCCTGCAGCGTGAAATCCGTGCACGCAGCACATTCTAGTACCGAGGCATATCATCCAACATCTCCCCAAGTGTAAACTTGCATCGGCTCGACATAAATGCACATGTGCCACAACTTCTTATTTtgcttcttttttttgtttggcttatgCGACACACCCTACTGGCGCAACgacaaaaaaaagaaaggaaaacccACCCGCGATGATGCATCTGACGATTACAGCATTTGTTTTAGCAAAAATCATTACGCGCAACAGCGCTTGTTCTTTTTATCTTGGTGGGTTCAATAAAGCCGCTGAAAactcaagtactccctccgttcctaaatatttgtctttctagagatttcaacagacATTTCAACAGCGCTTGTTCTTTTTATCTTGGTGGGTTCAATAATTTGGGCTACAAGATTTTGAGATATTGGCTATTTTGCTAAACAGAACCAattttttgttcaaaatttcaTATTTCAAATAATTCTGGCAAATTTTAACCTTCTTTGGGCAAAAGAATTAGGAGTTAGTGGTTTTTTTTCACACCGATAACTTTGAGCCCGCCCTCGATTTTCTTCCAAGATTCGCCACTGTATGTAAGTACTGTCATCTGCCAAGGAGAAAACAGCTGAGCGATTGATTAGTTGCACACTGGCCCTTTTTTTtgtctgaaagaaaaaaaatctacggACTGACTTGGTGTTCCGGACTGGAGAGACTAGCCAAGCATAGATCAACTGCGCGGCAGATCTCTGCGCTGCAGTAGAGGCTTATCTTAGTTCGATTTGAAGGTCGGATGGATAGAGACGGACGGACCTCGGAGGCCATGACGGCGCCGGCGAAGCGCCTTGGGCGGGAGGCGCCCGTCCTCGCGCGCGCGCAGCCCCGCCACCCGCGTCCCCTCCGCCGGcatcgcctcctcctccctcctccgccgccgcgaggGCTCCTCTTCTCCTCCCCTCTGCCGGTGCTGCCACTGCTGCTGCTTCCTGTTTTTTTTGGGAGCGAAGCTAATGGCCTGATGATGCTGGGCCTGCCGAGCCCCGCGCCTGTTGGGCCTGGGCCGCGCGCGTCGGGGCCCAACCGGAACCGGGCTCCTCCCCGGCCCGACCCCCGCCTACACAAACCAAATCGAACCAGCGAAACCCATTCCGGCAACCCAACCGCATCGCACGCCCGACGCgcagccgaaaccctagccccgccccgcCCCTTCCTCCCCCGCGCACCCCGCCGTCTCCGCCGTCCCGTTCGCCGCGCCATGGTGAGCCCCTTCCCCTCGCCGCTCCCGTTCCCGAGTCCCTCCCTCGGTTTGTCTGTCTCCGTGCTGACGGCTCCTCTTCTCTTCGCAGGCCGATTCCCCGCGCCGGAGGTAAATGGCGACGCCGGCCTCCTCGGATCTCTcacccaccctctctctctcgccctctctttctccccctatCTGATTTGGTGCCTGGTTTGAATTTGTTTCCGAGTTCGTTGGGCGCCCGCTCTGATCCGGGTCTAGGGGTTCCGCTAGGAGCGAGCCGTAGCTTCGGTTTATTAGGGGATCGATTGGCTGGCGTCGGTAGGCGTAGGGCGACACGGGGAATCAGAGGATGCGTATCCTGTTGCGTCGTAGCTGCGGATCTCGCTGTCTGCCTCTTCTTTTCGGGCTGTATTGTGGTTTGTCAGATTTTGACGGACTGGATGTGTGTTGCGAGTGAAGTAGCCGTGCGTGGATCTCGTTATCTGCCGGTCCCGTCGGTGGGATTTACTGCAAGTTATTATGTTTGCTGCTAACTTTTCTATGGTGCTCATGATGGTAGTTCCCCAAGCTCTAGCAGTTTTACTGTTTGTTATACTGTAACACTTGCCTTGCTGATATATAGATATAGACGCACTGTTTCACCCACCTTAATCTAACATAACTCCAGAGCGTGCAAGTTTATGGTAGCATCATGGGATTAGGTTTGCCAAAAAAACAAACTTCAGAGTTTAAGTGGTTACTGATAAACTAGAGTATAACAGCATATCAAATGCCTGATTGGGGTTCAGATCTGAAACGCAGCTCAGCAGGGGATGTGGGGATGTACACACACCCCCACGCACCTATGCCTAGTTTGTTGCAAATGTGCGTCAACTAGATCTGTCTTAGAGGCTAAGGGGTCTGTTTGGATGGCAGCCGTGAGCAGCCATGCCAGAATTTGGCGTTGACTACTGGCCAGGGCATTTGTTTGGATTTAAGCCAGTTTTTCCAGCCGCTGACAAGATTTTCGTCCTCAGTTCATTTTTCACACCTGTGCCTTTGGCAAGCCAGTGGTGCCTGATTTCTGCGCCAATTAATTGGCTCACCCTGGTTTGGTAGGGTCCTGGACGCCAACCAAACGGCCCCTATAAGAAGTAGGAGGTTTTACGCGAACAGATTACTCAATGAACTCCAGTAGTCCACATACAGAGCTAAAACTGACTACATGTTACTTACTGCCCTTATTCCTCTATCCATTTCTCATAATATGTATTCGCTCAGTGTTTCGTTAGGCAAGCAGTTCATTGGACACAAGGCCTTCACAATATTTGTGAAGTTACACAAAGTTATGGCTGTGCTCTGCTATCCAATGTGCTTTGTTCTCCTTGGCAAGCCAAGTAGATTACTATAGGAAAATGTTAGGGAAGAAAATATCTTTCTCAGAATTTGTTGAGCAGTCTATTGATTGTTTCGTACTTCCAGGTACACAAGGCCCTCAAGGTCCCCTTCTCCTTATAAGGGACGCCAAAAGCAAATGTCAAGGTCAAGATCACCTGTAGCTCAATCCCAGTCTAGATCTCCATCGCCTGATCCTAGAGCTCAGGCGAGGTCAAGATCTCGAAGCCCTGCGAGGTGTGGATTCCTTGTTCAATTCGCTAATGCTGCATGTACTCCATGTGGTCTGCCTATTCTGTTTTTTATACCAAAAACCGAATCAAAGATTAACTTTTATTCTTGCAATATCATGTGCAACATGTTCGTGCTGTTGAGAGTTTTGTTCATGATAGCTAAATTTATGTTATAATAGCCTGTACACTTGTGGCGTAAATTCCATATAATGTTTGTAGGATAGGAGTATATTTAAATTGGTTACAAATTGGCCATCCTATTATATCAGCTTATATGGTGTGGGTAGGTGAATCACATGGTATTAGTTGTATACAATGTTTGTGATGGTTAGAAGTCATATTATAATAGCCATGCCATACAAAACCACATCATGTAGTAAGTAGCTAGTGGCGTAATGGCTAATGATCTTATAACTTGTTGGATGAAGTTTAACAGGGAATAGATATTGCCATGTAATAAATGCATTCTAGGATTGTAATAGCTCCTGCTATAGGGAACTGGAATTCTATCCATgaaaaaataaataatttatggtGTGGCAATATCTAAACTTTCTGAAACGCATAAGATAAAAGGAACAGAACATATTTCTACAGATTTTCCTAAATGTGGCATATACTTCAAAAGTCTGAA
The sequence above is drawn from the Triticum aestivum cultivar Chinese Spring chromosome 7A, IWGSC CS RefSeq v2.1, whole genome shotgun sequence genome and encodes:
- the LOC123153889 gene encoding uncharacterized protein, whose translation is MFAVDLQVQTSESSCDSALRLTSHVGRWARRARADPHPKRIETHLSFLLSHQLPPGRRGGKKGICSPPSPMESVAIATTSRALPPPFPSAAPRRRRRAASFVPVAAASKRRDGGEGEDAGAHKPSRRPSSGAEPTGLAPYGLSFSPFSKDAAMGLVMSAATGSGWTTGSGMEGPPMAGGAANRPEVSTLPWSLFTKSPRRRMRVAFTCNVCGQRTTRAINPHAYTDGTVFVQCCGCNIFHKLVDNLNLFHEMKCYVGPDFRYEGDAPFNYLEGGDDGGGNIFPLL
- the LOC123149728 gene encoding DDB1- and CUL4-associated factor 8 isoform X1, translating into MPAEGTRMAGLWEREVGRLRPKRFADSVRASEDFVNSLGIQKRLQEHRGCVNTISFNSTGSLLLSGSDDRTVVLWDWERAKPALQIHTGHENNVLHAQFMPLSDDRSIVTCGADGEVRYVQIEEGGRAVVDQVVETEYAVHRLAVEPGSPHTFYSAGQDGSVWRFDLRGKQSKELFKVGVIYDDGVNDALDLYAVAVDPRNPYRVAVSGSDEFVRLYDTRKYLHGDFGCPIEYFCPPGLITKNEDGITGLAFSQTGEILASYSCDNIYLFEREHGLHFNDFKVGVLPLFGDGVGAALPLYKDKLPEPQSFVGHHNKQTVKGVNFLGPNCDYVASGSDCGHVFIWRKKDGELMRAMKGDKRIVNCVEQHPSEIVVASSGIATDVKIWAPGDCDPSMIDFDEDDADTFMFSSMSDDDSDISDLMDDFIFAPPGSGSSDGDDDAEDTDDDDDDEGDEEEDEEGVTSDGDSGDEDDEGGGGAEDMNDDD
- the LOC123149728 gene encoding DDB1- and CUL4-associated factor 8 isoform X2 yields the protein MPAEGTRMAGLWEREVGRLRPKRFADSVRASEDFVNSLGIQKRLQEHRGCVNTISFNSTGSLLLSGSDDRTVVLWDWERAKPALQIHTGHENNVLHAQFMPLSDDRSIVTCGADGEVRYVQIEEGGRAVVDQVVETEYAVHRLAVEPGSPHTFYSAGQDGSVWRFDLRGKQSKELFKVGVIYDDGVNDALDLYAVAVDPRNPYRVAVSGSDEFVRLYDTRKYLHGDFGCPIEYFCPPGLITKNEDGITGLAFSQTGEILASYSCDNIYLFEREHGLHFNDFKVGVLPLFGDGVGAALPLYKDKLPEPQSFVGHHNKQTVKGVNFLGPNCDYVASGSDCGHVFIWRKKDGELMRAMKGDKRIVNCVEQHPSEIVVASSGIATDVKIWAPGDCDPSMIDFDEAAFHLAQCLPLCVLPYFYQRFVVTGLEKHPQVVSCIFF
- the LOC123149732 gene encoding DDB1- and CUL4-associated factor 8, coding for MAPFGILTSGRNIPGSSLVVVRLEVAGGDEYVRLYDARKIEMERSKFGLPVEQFCPQHLVSEKGDVITGLAYSQTGELLASYRNDSIYLFEREHGLYFNDFDEFHSEKLPVPRSFKGHLNMQVLRGVSFLGPNCEYVASGSDCGHVFIWRKKDGELIRMLKGDTRSVNCVEQHPHEIVIASCGTNTDIKIWAPGDSENPSTAPLDEDFVDEGDYMLSARYDSSSSDEDEDEDEDEDEDDDEEDDDYGDDDEDEDDGEIWTDIEMQMGRNLLKPIADI